The Mangrovibacillus cuniculi sequence ATGGAACGAAATTAGAGAAACACAACGTCAGGATTGGCCAGATACAAACGCCATTCCAGGAAGAGTATTAGTGGAACATAAGCGTATGTATCGCATTGCAACAGATCACGGAGAATTACTTGGTGAGATCTCTGGTAAGTTGCGTTTTGATGCACTAAGCAGACTAGATTATCCAGCAGTAGGAGATTGGGTGATGATCCACGCAAGGCCAGAAGAAGGAAAAGCAACGATACAAGGCATCCTACCTAGACAATCTTTCTTCTCACGTAAAGTGGCAGGAACGACCTTGGAACAACAGATAATAGCGTCGAACGTGGACACTGTCTTTCTTGTAAATGCATTAAACCAAGACTTCAACATAAGAAGAATGGAAAGATATCTAGTAATGGCTTACGAAAGTGGAGCGAATCCAGTATTTGTTCTGACAAAAGCAGACTTGTGTGATGATGTGGAGGAGAAGCGCCAACTAGTGGAAAACATAGCATTTGGTGTACCAATCCACGTGGTCAGTGCACGGACAAACACTGGTATG is a genomic window containing:
- the rsgA gene encoding ribosome small subunit-dependent GTPase A; this encodes MNSKQFGWNEIRETQRQDWPDTNAIPGRVLVEHKRMYRIATDHGELLGEISGKLRFDALSRLDYPAVGDWVMIHARPEEGKATIQGILPRQSFFSRKVAGTTLEQQIIASNVDTVFLVNALNQDFNIRRMERYLVMAYESGANPVFVLTKADLCDDVEEKRQLVENIAFGVPIHVVSARTNTGMEELEPYLQEGKTVALLGSSGAGKSTLTNLFLGEEVQLVKEVREDDDRGKHTTTHRELFPLPTGALLIDTPGMRELQLWEADSSSDHGFSDIKELAERCKFRDCTHKAEPGCAVQGAIMSGELEKGRFESYKKLLRELAFMDRKGDKVLEKAERAKWKKTSQMMKKNSFK